From Oryctolagus cuniculus chromosome 17, mOryCun1.1, whole genome shotgun sequence, a single genomic window includes:
- the MFSD6L gene encoding major facilitator superfamily domain-containing protein 6-like produces the protein MSANPQWDVSRALGVARLFQLVCGVRDGSVSPFLTLYLRQLGLAAPWVGVLMGTKHLIAAFWAPFCALLAQNHQKRRALLTGSLLGSVGASLLLVLVPPLHTEPGSGPCNGSVRVPATAPPPGVWAATTNATWALESASSPPAGAPGLARNWTPDPDGPGRSDRDSVGHIHGGYLARTTSHGLLPPAASDEDVNTWEGAYEVVNTALALLPAEGPGLASPANWSTTEGHAKALDLSLEGLRWTFILSLGSVVLWELLTAPLEQVADDSLYEYLDFVDATDRYGSLWVWRLLGVSAGACGTAALVEQLGCFLVSSGPQGALHFYGYSVVSFVALLVSIAFPVPKCLRQEPRYRTIKALSVMGGAPRLILLALTVFLIGAVTSTVQNFLFWHMRDHGSGELVMGFSLALGLLGELSLRPFKTVLLSKVSRVGMVGLGLGCLAGQLLYYSFIWSWWSVLPVQALSAISGGALWWAVVASIEDLATSGTERPLTAMFRGHLYGGGCSLGSFVGGFVVMHFGLAVLYQACCVALLLWLALFLAIQPRLPQERKINYSKLLAVEASDTSDSEPGLDQDWFVKAVEEEQSHQKG, from the coding sequence ATGAGCGCCAACCCCCAGTGGGACGTCAGCCGGGCGCTGGGGGTGGCCAGGCTCTTCCAGCTAGTGTGCGGGGTCCGCGATGGCTCCGTGAGCCCGTTCCTGACCCTCTACCTgaggcagctgggcctggccgcGCCCTGGGTGGGCGTTCTCATGGGAACCAAGCACCTGATCGCCGCCTTCTGGGCCCCCTTCTGCGCCCTCCTGGCGCAGAACCACCAGAAGAGGCGAGCGCTGCTCACCGGCTCGCTGCTGGGCTCGGTGGgcgccagcctcctgctggtgctGGTCCCGCCGCTGCACACGGAGCCGGGCTCCGGTCCTTGTAATGGAAGCGTTCGAGTGCCGGCCACGGCCCCACCGCCGGGGGTCTGGGCCGCTACGACGAACGCCACCTGGGCCCTGGAGTCTGCCTCCAGCCCACCAGCAGGGGCGCCAGGTCTCGCCCGCAACTGGACCCCTGACCCGGACGGACCTGGCCGGAGCGACCGAGACTCGGTGGGGCACATTCACGGCGGCTACTTAGCCAGGACTACCTCCCacgggctcctgcctcctgctgcttcagaCGAGGACGTGAACACCTGGGAAGGTGCCTATGAGGTGGTCAACACGGCCCTGGCTCTCCTGCCCGCGGAGGGCCCCGGACTGGCAAGTCCAGCCAACTGGTCGACCACCGAGGGGCACGCCAAGGCCCTTGACCTGTCCCTGGAAGGGCTGCGTTGGACTTTCATCCTTTCCTTGGGGTCCGTGGTGCTGTGGGAGCTGCTGACGGCCCCTCTGGAGCAGGTGGCCGACGACAGCCTTTACGAATACCTGGATTTTGTGGACGCCACCGACCGGTACGGGAGCCTGTGGGTGTGGAGACTGCTGGGCGTGTCCGCAGGTGCGTGTGGCACCGCGGCcctggtggagcagctgggctgctTCCTGGTGAGCAGCGGCCCCCAGGGGGCGCTGCACTTCTACGGCTACTCCGTGGTCAGCTTCGTGGCCTTGCTGGTGAGCATCGCCTTCCCTGTCCCCAAGTGCCTGCGGCAGGAGCCCCGCTACAGAACCATCAAGGCCCTGTCTGTGATGGGAGGCGCCCCCCGCCTCATCCTCCTGGCCCTCACCGTCTTTCTGATCGGCGCCGTCACCAGCACGGTGCAGAACTTCCTGTTCTGGCACATGAGGGACCACGGCAGTGGCGAGCTGGTCATGGGCTTCTCGCTGGCCCTGGGCTTgctgggagagctctctctccggCCTTTCAAGACCGTGTTGCTCAGCAAGGTGTccagggtgggcatggtggggctggggctgggctgcctggCCGGGCAGCTGCTCTACTACTCCTTCATCTGGAGCTGGTGGTCCGTGCTCCCCGTCCAGGCCCTGAGCGCCATCAGCGGCGGGGCCCTGTGGTGGGCCGTGGTTGCCTCCATAGAGGACCTGGCCACTTCCGGCACGGAGAGACCCCTGACCGCTATGTTCCGGGGCCACCTCTACGGCGGCGGCTGCAGCCTGGGCAGCTTCGTGGGAGGCTTCGTGGTGATGCACTTCGGCCTGGCTGTGCTCTACCAGGCCTGCTGCGTGGCGCTGCTGCTCTGGCTGGCTCTGTTCCTGGCCAtccagcccaggctgccccaggagCGGAAAATCAACTACTCGAAGCTGTTGGCGGTGGAGGCGAGTGACACGAGTGACTcggagccggggctggaccaggactgGTTTGTGAAGGCCGTGGAGGAGGAGCAGTCTCACCAGAAGGGCTGA